One Nocardioides aromaticivorans genomic window carries:
- a CDS encoding alkaline phosphatase family protein, with protein MADPLAPGAPVQDGFCEPAYGVRSLGDLVPAAAHALGSPLGPAPSGLLLPGAASYVIFLIDGLGARLLERHAHVAPYLSSLLAGSSPATAGVPSTTSTSLTSLGTGLTPGAHGLVGFTTRIPGTDELLNALIWDHDIEPTQWQPHTTAFSSLQAAGVRVTVVNKREFDGSGLTVAAHRGADYVGVDRVGERIAAVVAASRPDPRQPALTYVYDGDLDWTGHRWGVASSQWLQQLAMIDHEAEQLREALPADRRLVVVADHGMVDVPDGSRIDVSSDDELRSGVAIVGGEARFRHLYCTGGAVPDVVATWRERIGDRAEVLTRAEAIGRGWFGVVDPSVLPRIGDVIVACRGDFAVLSTDGFPYETRLIGMHGSLTPDEMLIPVLLD; from the coding sequence CTTCTGCGAGCCCGCCTACGGCGTCCGCTCGCTGGGCGACCTCGTCCCGGCGGCCGCGCACGCGCTCGGCAGCCCGCTCGGCCCCGCCCCGTCGGGCCTGCTGCTGCCGGGTGCGGCGTCGTATGTCATCTTCCTCATCGACGGGCTCGGCGCGCGCCTGCTCGAGCGGCACGCCCACGTGGCGCCGTACCTCTCCTCCCTGCTGGCCGGCTCGAGCCCCGCGACCGCGGGCGTGCCGTCGACGACCTCGACCTCGCTCACCTCGCTCGGCACCGGCCTGACGCCCGGTGCCCACGGCCTGGTGGGCTTCACGACCCGGATCCCCGGCACCGACGAGCTGCTCAACGCGCTGATCTGGGACCACGACATCGAGCCGACCCAGTGGCAGCCGCACACCACCGCGTTCTCGTCGCTCCAGGCGGCTGGCGTGCGGGTCACGGTCGTCAACAAGCGGGAGTTCGACGGCAGCGGCCTGACGGTCGCGGCGCACCGCGGTGCCGACTACGTCGGCGTCGACCGGGTCGGGGAGCGGATCGCCGCCGTCGTCGCGGCGTCCCGGCCGGACCCGCGCCAGCCCGCGCTGACCTATGTGTACGACGGCGACCTCGACTGGACCGGTCACCGCTGGGGCGTGGCGTCGAGCCAGTGGCTGCAGCAGCTCGCGATGATCGACCACGAGGCCGAGCAGCTGCGCGAGGCCCTGCCCGCCGACCGCCGGCTCGTCGTCGTGGCCGACCACGGCATGGTCGACGTGCCCGACGGCTCGCGGATCGACGTGTCCTCCGACGACGAGCTCCGCTCGGGTGTGGCGATCGTGGGCGGCGAGGCGCGCTTCCGCCACCTCTACTGCACCGGCGGCGCCGTGCCCGATGTCGTGGCGACCTGGCGCGAGCGGATCGGCGACCGCGCCGAGGTGCTCACCCGCGCCGAGGCGATCGGCCGCGGCTGGTTCGGGGTCGTCGACCCGTCGGTGCTGCCGCGGATCGGCGACGTCATCGTCGCCTGCCGCGGCGACTTCGCCGTGCTGTCGACCGACGGCTTTCCCTACGAGACCAGGCTGATCGGCATGCACGGCTCGCTGACGCCCGACGAGATGCTGATCCCGGTCCTGCTGGACTGA